One Candidatus Limnocylindrales bacterium genomic window carries:
- a CDS encoding HEAT repeat domain-containing protein → MIRAATAAFLIVATGAALTGGAGSTLGQAQDTPRHDAAPSSAQESIHSASPAAGATAPAETKPDTPTQRQPATKTPTQQPTAQPSSPGSPSPAPARKVRAAGGQAILSSAENAALMVSGIIQSSRKLDATGWTAELAVDRKLLGDVQVGTTVQIAWEELAASRQVRFDDGERVLVVLEPLPAQSLWARRFADAQKRVYVVARNGEAFLRSPDATTLNSLEHYLAMGREARKGAPGARRLAELIASGHRAIAMEALDVLENRTDLAAALGDDGGSLLLQAARSEGRDHAIRARALRLAAKSGLRGVKEAALALAQPGSSMRAEAYRALGILPHGLTPQEAEALLDDPDPELRVVGIALATDPAKRERLIKMARSDDSPTVRATAGATLLVRHREQAIQDALPLLEDKDRNVRAAIGHALGELGDAAIEPLKRVVETGSEDAAVAAVLGLANAGAEGGVALVSIGHLHPSEKVRTAANLALGKGPPKAHGHTH, encoded by the coding sequence GTGATCCGAGCCGCGACCGCGGCCTTCCTGATCGTTGCAACCGGCGCCGCCCTCACGGGCGGCGCCGGTTCGACTTTGGGGCAGGCGCAAGACACTCCCCGACACGACGCGGCGCCTTCCTCGGCGCAGGAGTCGATCCATTCGGCCTCGCCGGCAGCCGGCGCTACGGCGCCTGCGGAGACGAAGCCGGACACGCCCACGCAACGACAGCCGGCGACGAAGACGCCGACACAGCAGCCGACGGCGCAGCCCTCTTCGCCTGGCTCGCCCTCGCCCGCTCCTGCCAGGAAGGTTCGCGCCGCCGGTGGTCAGGCCATTCTTTCGTCGGCCGAGAATGCGGCGCTGATGGTCAGCGGCATCATCCAGAGCTCACGCAAACTGGATGCGACCGGATGGACGGCGGAGCTGGCCGTGGATCGCAAGCTGCTCGGCGACGTCCAGGTCGGCACGACCGTGCAGATTGCGTGGGAAGAGCTGGCCGCGTCGCGGCAAGTGCGCTTCGACGACGGCGAGCGCGTGCTGGTCGTGCTCGAACCGTTGCCGGCGCAGAGCCTGTGGGCCAGGCGTTTCGCGGATGCGCAGAAGCGAGTGTACGTCGTCGCGCGCAATGGCGAGGCGTTCCTGCGCAGCCCCGACGCGACGACGCTCAACTCGCTCGAACACTATCTGGCGATGGGCCGCGAGGCTCGCAAGGGCGCGCCCGGAGCGAGGCGCCTGGCCGAGCTGATTGCATCGGGCCATCGGGCGATAGCGATGGAGGCGCTCGACGTTCTCGAGAACCGGACCGATCTCGCCGCCGCTCTCGGCGACGACGGCGGCTCGCTGCTTCTTCAGGCCGCGCGCTCGGAAGGACGCGACCACGCCATCCGTGCCCGTGCGCTGCGGCTTGCCGCCAAGAGCGGGCTGCGTGGCGTCAAGGAGGCCGCGCTGGCGCTGGCGCAGCCGGGCTCATCCATGCGCGCCGAAGCGTACCGTGCGCTGGGGATCCTGCCGCACGGCCTGACGCCGCAGGAGGCCGAAGCGCTGCTGGACGATCCCGATCCCGAGCTGCGTGTCGTGGGAATCGCGCTGGCCACCGACCCGGCCAAACGCGAGCGGCTCATCAAGATGGCGCGCAGCGACGATTCACCGACCGTCCGCGCAACGGCCGGTGCCACCCTTCTCGTCCGCCACCGCGAGCAGGCCATCCAGGACGCGCTGCCGCTCCTGGAGGACAAGGACCGCAACGTGCGAGCCGCCATCGGACACGCGCTCGGAGAGCTCGGAGATGCTGCGATCGAGCCGCTCAAGCGCGTCGTGGAGACCGGTAGCGAGGACGCGGCAGTGGCAGCCGTCCTCGGCCTGGCCAATGCGGGTGCCGAAGGCGGCGTCGCGCTGGTGTCGATCGGCCATCTGCATCCGAGCGAGAAGGTGCGCACCGCAGCCAATCTCGCGCTCGGCAAGGGACCGCCGAAGGCGCACGGGCACACGCACTGA
- a CDS encoding DUF2834 domain-containing protein translates to MNLKQIGLLFVLAEFAAFTGYVLYHYGVVGLFEAATANAATMQIMFDLVLALTFFTIWMIGDARQKGINPLPYLMLVLTTGSIGAMIYLIRRERVAAAATHSLAAHAARA, encoded by the coding sequence ATGAACCTCAAGCAGATCGGCCTTCTCTTCGTCCTGGCGGAGTTCGCAGCGTTTACCGGCTACGTCCTCTACCACTACGGCGTCGTCGGCCTCTTCGAGGCGGCAACGGCCAACGCCGCCACCATGCAGATCATGTTCGATCTCGTGCTGGCGCTGACGTTCTTCACGATCTGGATGATCGGCGATGCGCGGCAGAAAGGGATCAACCCGCTGCCGTACCTGATGCTCGTGCTGACCACGGGCAGCATCGGCGCGATGATCTATCTGATCCGCCGCGAGCGCGTCGCGGCGGCCGCCACCCACTCGCTGGCCGCGCACGCCGCGCGTGCCTGA